The genomic DNA GACGGCGGCGGTCTGGGCGGACGCGCGCGAGTGCGGTGTCACCTACGAGATCGAGGTGCGCTATCGGCGGCACGACGGCGCGTATCGCTGGTACATGGCCCGGGCCGAACCGCTGCGCGATCCCGGGGGGAGCATCACCGCCTGGTTCGGGACATCGACCGACATCCACGACCGCAAGCTGGCGGAAGACGGCCTGCGCGAGCTGAACGAGACCCTGGAGAGCCGTGTCGCCGAGCGCACCGGAGAGCTGCTCAAGACCGAGGAGGCGCTGCGCCAGTCGCAGAAGATGGAGGCCGTGGGCCAGCTCACCGGCGGCGTGGCGCACGACTTCAACAACCTGCTCACCATCATCCGCTCGTCTGTCGACTTCCTGCGCCGGCCCGAGCTGCCCGAGGCGCGCAAGGCCCGCTACCTCGACGCGGTGTCCGACACGGTCGATCGCGCCGCCAAGCTGACCGGCCAGCTTCTCGCCTTCGCCCGCCGCCAGACCCTGGACCCGCAGGTCTTCGACCTCGGCGACCGGTTGCGGGCCGTGGCCGAGCTGCTCGACACGGTGACGGGCGCGCGGATCCGGGTCGTCACCGCGATCCCGGAAGTCTCCTGCGCCGTGCGCGCCGACCTGAGCCAGTTCGAGACGGCGCTGGTGAACATCGCCGTCAACGCGCGCGACGCGATGGACGGCGAGGGCACCCTCACGCTGCGATTAACCTGCACCTGCCCTCTGCCGGCGATCCGCGGGCACGCGGCGAGTGCGCGGCCGTTCGCGGCGATCGCGCTCACCGATACAGGCTCCGGCATCGCCCCGAACGTGCTGGACCGGATCTTCGAGCCGTTCTTCACCACCAAGGAGGTCGGCAAGGGGACGGGCCTGGGCCTGAGCCAGGTATTCGGCTTCGCGAAGCAGTCCGGCGGCGATGTCGCGGTCGAGAGCGTGCTCGGCGCGGGGACGACCTTCACGCTCTACCTGCCCGAAGTCGCGGCCGAGTCCGCGCCGTACGCCGCCGTCGCCCCCGCGGAGCCGGCCTCCCCCATCGGTTCCGGCCAGCGCGTTCTGGTGGTGGAGGACAACGTCGAGGTCGGCACCTTCGCCACGCAGATTCTGGAAGATCTCGGTTACGAGACCACCTGGGCGGCGAATGCCGAGGAAGCCTTGGACCGGCTCGGACCCGAGGGAACGGAGTTCGACGTCGTGTTCTCGGACGTGGTGATGCCGGGAATGGGCGGGCTGGCCCTCGCGCAGGAACTCAGGCGCCGGATGCCGCGGCTTCCGGTGCTCCTGGCCTCAGGCTACAGCCACGTCCTCGCGCAGGACGGCGCGCACGGATTCTCGGTCCTGCACAAACCCTACTCGGCCGAGCAGCTCGGACGCCTGCTCCGGCAAGTCACCGCGCGGAAGCAGGGCGCGACGGCGACGCCGTGAGCCGCTGCGGCGCGCACGCGCGCCCCCCGGCTGTTTGCTGATGCAACCGGCGGTGTAAGACGGGCGCCGACGACCCGGACGGATGACGGTGCCGTCCCCCCGCGCGCGACTGACATGACGACGCCTGAACACCCATACGCGCCCGCCACCGGCGACGGCGGCCCGTTCGACGCCGACGGCCTGCGGCTGACGCTGGACGAGGCCGGCATCTGCGGCTGGGCCCTCGACATCCCGACCGGGCGCGTCACGATCCTCCCGTCCTGCATCCGCCTGTTCGGCGTGCCGCCGGACCGTCTCACCACCCTGGACGAGATCCAAGCGCGCGTTCACCCGGACGACCGCGCCGCCCGGGCGGCGGCGATCGGGCACGCGCTGACGGACGGCGGAAGCTACGAGATCGACTTCCGCGCCGTGCATCCCGATGGACGCGTTCAATGGTTGCGCTCGCGCGGGCGCGTGCAGGTCGATGCCGGCGGCCGGCCGTGCCGGCACCGGGGCGTGGTCTTCAGCATCCACGCGCAGAAGCAGGCCGACGAGGAGTTGCGGGCGCGCGAGGCGCACCTGCGCTCGATCCTCGACACGGTCCCCGATGCGATGATCGTCATCGACGAGCAGGCGCAGATCAAGTCGTTCAGCGCGGCCGCCGTGCGCCAGTTCGGCTACGGCTCGGACGAGATGGTCGGGCGGAACGTCAGCGTGCTGATGCCGGAGCCGTACCGCAGCCAACACGACGCCTACATGGCCCGCTACCTCCGGACGGGCGAGCGCCGGATCATCGGCATCGGCCGCGTCGTGGTCGGCCAGCGCAAGGACGGCTCCACCTTCCCCATGGAGCTGTCGGTCGGGGAGATGCGCTCGGGCGGCGAGCGCTACTTCACGGGCTTCATCCGGGACCTCACCGAGCGGAACGAGACCGAGACGCGCCTGCAGGAGCTGCAGTCCGAGCTGGTGCACATGTCGCGCTTCACCGCCCTCGGCGAGATGGCCTCGACCCTGGCCCACGAGATCAACCAGCCCCTGACGGCGATCGCGAGCTACCTGAAGGGCTGCCGCCGCCTCCTCGGGCGCATGGAGGGTCCCGAGGTGCCCCTGCTCGCCGACGCGGTGAATCAAGCGGCCGACCAGGCCCTGAGAGCCGGGCAGGTGATCCGGCACCTGCGGGATTTCGTGTCGCGCGGCGAGAGCGAGCGCCACATCGAGGGATTGCCGAAGCTGATTGAGGAAGCGAGCGCCCTGGCCCTCGTCGGCGCCAAGGAGAAGGGCGTGCGCGTCCGCTTCGATCTCGACCCGGACGCGCCCCTCGTGATGGCGGTCCGGATCCAGGTGCAGCAGGTCCTGCTCAACCTCATCCGCAACGCGATCGAGGCCATGCAGGACGTCGCCCGGCGCGACCTGACCGTCGCCACGCGGGCGCTGCCCGCCGAGGGCCTGGTCGAGGTGCGCGTGTCGGATACCGGGACCGGCATCGCGCCCGAGATCGCCGAGCAGCTCTTCCAGCCCTTCGTGACGACGAAGGCGAACGGCATGGGCGTCGGCCTGTCGATCTGCCGGACGATCGTCGAGGCCCACGGCGGCAAGATCCAGGCCGGACCCGGTCCGGACGGCGGGACGACCTTCCGCTTCACCCTGCGCACCTTCGACCGCGAGGAGATGGCTCATGTCGAGTGACGCGCCCGTGCACATCGTGGACGACGATCTCGCGGTGCGTCAGGCGCTGGCCTTCCTGCTGGCGACCGACGGGCTGACCGTCCGCGTCCACGATTCCGCGACCGCCTTCTTGGCGGCAGAATCCGAGCGCGTCGGCTGCGTCGTCACCGACGTGCGCATGCCCGGCATCGACGGCGTTGAGCTCCTGCACCGCCTCCGTCAGCGGGGTAGCCTGCCGCCGGTCATCGTCATGACGGGCCACGCGGACGCCGCCCTCGCGGTCGCGGCCATGAAGGCCGGCGCGGTCGACTTCATCGAGAAGCCGTTCGACGACGAGGTGCTCCTCGCCAGCATCCGCTCGGCCCTGGCGCGCTCGGACCGGACGGCCAAGCGCGCGTCCGAGCGCGACGCGGTGCGGGCGCGCCTGGCCGAACTGACCGAGCGCGAGCGGCAGGTGCTGGAGGGACTGATCGCCGGCAAGGCCAACAAGGTGATCGGCCTCGATCTCGGCATCAGCCCGCGGACGGTGGAGATCTACCGGGCGAACGTCATGTCCAAGCTCCAGGCCGGCAGCCTTTCCGAACTCGTCCGCATGGCCCTGATCGCGGGGCAGACGGACGGCGACTGAGCGCGGGAGCGGTCCCGCGGGCGGCCGGTCTCTCGGGCGCCCCGGGCGCAGCATCCGGGGGCGGTGGTCCGAGCCGGAATCCGCGTCGACGCCGTCTAGGTCGTGGCCAGCATTCCTTCCCCGAGGAAGGAGCCGGGCCCCGGCACGCCGGGCAGAGCGAAGAAATAGCCGCCGCCGATCGGGCGGATGTACTCTTCGAGCCCCTCGCCGGACAGACGGTTCTGCACGGTGACGAATCCGGCGGCGAGGTCGGCCTGGTAGCAGACGAACAGCAGGCCCATGTCGAGCTGGCCGGCGGCGGTCAGCCCGCGGGAATAGTTGTAGCTGCGGCGCAGGATCAAACTGCCCTCGGTGCCCGGCAGGCGCGGATTGGCGAGACGGATATGGGCCGCCAGCGAGATCGCCTCGCCGTCCGGGTCGGCGGCGTAGTCGGGGACGTCGCGCTCGTGTCCCTGCCGGAGCGGCGCGCCGCTGCCCTTGTGCCGCCCGATGATGGCCTCCTGCTCGCCGAGCGGCGTGCGGTCCCAGCGCTCGACGAGGGTGCGGATGATCCGCACGACCTGGTAGCTTCCGCCCGTCGTCCAGGCCGGCTCGTCCTGCCCCGCTCCGACCCAGACGTAACGGTCCATCATCCGGAGGTCCCGCACGTCGAGGTTGGCGGTGCCGTCCTTGAAGCCGAGCATGTTGCGCACGGTGTCGGCCCCCATGGTCTTCACCACGTGGGGCGGGAGGAAGCCCTCCATCTTCCAGCGCGGCGTGAGGAGGCCGGGCGTCGCCTTGATGACGTCGCGCAGGGCGTGGATGTTGGTCTCGGCGGTGTTCGAGCAGAACTGGATCAGCAGGTCGCCGTGGCACTGCGCCGGGTCGAGGGCGTCGTTGGGGAAGCGCTCCATCGGCCCGAGATGGCGCGGGCGGGCGCGACCCAGGCCGAACCGGTAGTCGAACAGGCTCGCGCCGACCGAGACGGTGGCGGTGAGATTGTCCGGGAGGATGGTCGGCCCGAGGATGCCGGAATTGCGCGGCGGGAGCTGCGGGTGAAGATCGGGCACGGCACCGCCGCGCGTCAGGAAAGCGAGGCGCTCGGTGAGCGTCCGGAACAGGCGGGGCAGCTCGCCGCGCCGCTCGGCCAGCACGTCGAAGGCGACGTACAGGGCGGCGGCCGGCTGCGGGGTGACGATCCCGGCCTGGTGGGGGCCGTAGAAGGGCTGGGCGACGAGCGTCCCTTCCGTGGCGATGGTCGGCGTCGCGTCCTCGGCCCGGGCGGGCCCGAGGAGCGCGGCGGCGCCGAGGCCGCCGAGAAACCGGCGGCGGGTGGGAACCGGTGAAAGGAAGCGCATCGTCGCTCGGCAAAATCTGGTCGCGCTGCCGCCTTTAGCCACGAAGAGAGGCCACAGCGCGGCACCTCGGCAATGATATCAGTCTAGACCGAGCCGGCCACGCAGCGTCGACAGATCTTCAGCCAGAAGGGTGATGGGCCCCTTCAGGGCGTTGCGGTCCCGGGCGGTAAGGTTGTCGTAGCTCTGGAAGCCGCCGTCCGGACTGCGGTAGCGCGCGAGCAGGTCCTCGACCCGCTTGTAGCTGCGCTCGACCCGGGCCACGAAGTCCCGGTCCGTCAGCAGCGGCCGCAGGAGCGTGAACACCACCTTCGAGCCCTCGATATTGGCCTGGAAGTCCCACAGGTCGGTGCGGCTGTAGCGCTCCTCCTCGCCGCTGATCTTGGTGGCGGCGATCCCCTCGATCAGGGCCGAGGCCGCCCCGACCGCCCGGGCGGGCGGGATGGCGAGCGCCGCGAGTCGGTCGCGCAGGGTCACGGTCTCGGCGGTGAGCCGCTCCGCGACCTCGCCGAGCCCCTCCGTGGTGCCGAGGGTGAACAGCGCCATCTCCAGCCGATGGAAGCCGACGAAGGCGGGATCGCGCTCGCGCAGCTCGAACTCGTCGCTGCGCACGTCGAGACGCTTGATCAGCTCGGGAAACAGGGCCGCCACCGGCTCGATACGCTCGTAGGGCGCGCGCGCCGGGGCGTAGAGCCGGCGCGCCTCCGCGAGCTGCCCGGCCTGGATCGCCGCGACGAAGCGCGCGGTCTCGCGCACGAAGGCGTCGGCCTGGGCCACGACGTAGGTCCTGTAGGCCGCGAGGGCCGCGGCCAGCTCCGGCGGCACCGGCCGGGACGGCCGGGCGGGACGCGGGCTGTCCGGCATGTCGAGGGACCAGCCCGGGCGGGGATCGCCGACGCCGATCAGCGTCGCCAGAGCGAGGGCCGCGATGCGGGATCGGTCCCGGGCGAGGCTTGGAGACGCGGGCATGGGCGGCGGCGCATCGTGACACGGGGCGCGGCCCGAGCCGGCCGCATCGACCGGCTAATCGAGGCCTCACCGGCGGGCAACTGCCGACCGCGGCGGCGGTTCGCGGCGGGCCCTGGTCGACCGGCCTTCCGGCGGCCTCGCGGAGCATGATCGCGGCGCGCTCAGACGAGGAGCGGGATCACGATCGCGAGCAGGACATTCCCGCCGACGAGCAGGATCAGAGGAAGCGTCTCCATACCGGTCAGCCCAGGCAGGACCGGGCGCGGATCCCGGCCATCGCGGGCTTGACCGGGCAGGCGGGCGCGTCCGCGGCGTAGCTCCGGGTGCCGGCCGGCTGCCCGGTGACGGCCTGCGAGAGCGCCGGCAGGTAGGTCGTGCCGACCATGATGCCGGCCGAGAGCAGGAGGCGGGCGATGACGTCGAGCATGGTGTTTCCCCTCATTCGGCCTTCGAGGACCGTTGTGCGGGGCGGTATCTACGCAAGCGGTGCTGCGGGAATATTGCGTCCCGTGTTGCTTCAGCGCTCTCGGGAAGTCATCGCGCCGATGGCACAATAACGGACTGTGTCGTCGCGGAATCAGCGATGGATCGGGGAGCGGGACGGGTGACGGGGCGCGGGACACGGTGCGCGGCGCGATGATCCGCGGGTTGGGGAGGTCCGGGATCGCGCGCCGCGTCCTCGTGGTCGGCGCGATCCCGATTCTCGTCGCGGCCGCCATCGCGCTGGGCGCCTGGATCCTGCTCTACGAGGCCGAGCGGGCCCGGACCGGCGCCGTGGTGGCGACGGAGACCGCACAGACGCTGACGTCGATGAACCGGGCGCGGGCGGATGCCGTCAGCGGCGGCACCGCGCGGCGGGACGAGGCCGAGCGTCGCTTCGACGAGCGGGCCGCCACGGCGGCCGGGCAGCTCGAACGCCTGGAGGGTCTCGCGCGCACGCGCGGCCAGTCGGCTCTCGTGGCGACCGTCACGGGCGATCTGAACTCGCAGGTGACGCGCATGCGCTCGCTCCTGCTCTCCGAGCGGACCGCGAACGCGACGATCGCCGATATGGCCCGGCGGGCGGACGCCCTGGTGGCCCTGACCGAC from Methylobacterium oryzae includes the following:
- the fixJ gene encoding response regulator FixJ — protein: MSSDAPVHIVDDDLAVRQALAFLLATDGLTVRVHDSATAFLAAESERVGCVVTDVRMPGIDGVELLHRLRQRGSLPPVIVMTGHADAALAVAAMKAGAVDFIEKPFDDEVLLASIRSALARSDRTAKRASERDAVRARLAELTERERQVLEGLIAGKANKVIGLDLGISPRTVEIYRANVMSKLQAGSLSELVRMALIAGQTDGD
- the efeB gene encoding iron uptake transporter deferrochelatase/peroxidase subunit — protein: MRFLSPVPTRRRFLGGLGAAALLGPARAEDATPTIATEGTLVAQPFYGPHQAGIVTPQPAAALYVAFDVLAERRGELPRLFRTLTERLAFLTRGGAVPDLHPQLPPRNSGILGPTILPDNLTATVSVGASLFDYRFGLGRARPRHLGPMERFPNDALDPAQCHGDLLIQFCSNTAETNIHALRDVIKATPGLLTPRWKMEGFLPPHVVKTMGADTVRNMLGFKDGTANLDVRDLRMMDRYVWVGAGQDEPAWTTGGSYQVVRIIRTLVERWDRTPLGEQEAIIGRHKGSGAPLRQGHERDVPDYAADPDGEAISLAAHIRLANPRLPGTEGSLILRRSYNYSRGLTAAGQLDMGLLFVCYQADLAAGFVTVQNRLSGEGLEEYIRPIGGGYFFALPGVPGPGSFLGEGMLATT
- the efeO gene encoding iron uptake system protein EfeO, giving the protein MPASPSLARDRSRIAALALATLIGVGDPRPGWSLDMPDSPRPARPSRPVPPELAAALAAYRTYVVAQADAFVRETARFVAAIQAGQLAEARRLYAPARAPYERIEPVAALFPELIKRLDVRSDEFELRERDPAFVGFHRLEMALFTLGTTEGLGEVAERLTAETVTLRDRLAALAIPPARAVGAASALIEGIAATKISGEEERYSRTDLWDFQANIEGSKVVFTLLRPLLTDRDFVARVERSYKRVEDLLARYRSPDGGFQSYDNLTARDRNALKGPITLLAEDLSTLRGRLGLD
- a CDS encoding PAS domain S-box protein is translated as MTTPEHPYAPATGDGGPFDADGLRLTLDEAGICGWALDIPTGRVTILPSCIRLFGVPPDRLTTLDEIQARVHPDDRAARAAAIGHALTDGGSYEIDFRAVHPDGRVQWLRSRGRVQVDAGGRPCRHRGVVFSIHAQKQADEELRAREAHLRSILDTVPDAMIVIDEQAQIKSFSAAAVRQFGYGSDEMVGRNVSVLMPEPYRSQHDAYMARYLRTGERRIIGIGRVVVGQRKDGSTFPMELSVGEMRSGGERYFTGFIRDLTERNETETRLQELQSELVHMSRFTALGEMASTLAHEINQPLTAIASYLKGCRRLLGRMEGPEVPLLADAVNQAADQALRAGQVIRHLRDFVSRGESERHIEGLPKLIEEASALALVGAKEKGVRVRFDLDPDAPLVMAVRIQVQQVLLNLIRNAIEAMQDVARRDLTVATRALPAEGLVEVRVSDTGTGIAPEIAEQLFQPFVTTKANGMGVGLSICRTIVEAHGGKIQAGPGPDGGTTFRFTLRTFDREEMAHVE